In Polynucleobacter sp. AP-Ainpum-60-G11, one DNA window encodes the following:
- the uvrB gene encoding excinuclease ABC subunit UvrB — MIAEMPPKLPKTSSNSKVADSKKTPVADPLGEVGHDLDPAKFVSFPDSPFQLYQPFPPAGDQPAAIDALVAGIEDGLTFQTLLGVTGSGKTFTMANVIARTGRPAIIFAPNKTLAAQLYSEFREFFPKNAVEYFVSYYDYYQPEAYVPTRDLFIEKDSSINEHIEQMRLSATKSLLERRDVIIVATVSAIYGIGNPGDYHSMVMTLRPGDKVSQRDILMRLIAMQYDRNETDFKRGVFRVRGDTIDIFPAEHNELAVRVELFDDVIESLQFFDPLTGRIRQKIPRFTVYPSSHYVTPRDTVLKAIETIKAELRIRLDEFVKDGKLVEAQRLEQRTRFDLEMLNELGFCKGIENYSRHLSGAMPGEAPPTLVDYLPNDALMFLDESHVLIGQLNAMYNGDKSRKHTLVEFGFRLPSAMDNRPLKFTEFETKMRQTVFVSATPADYENTHTGQVVEQVARPTGLVDPEIEVLPASTQVDDLLNQIHERVKVHERVLVTVLTKRMAEQLTDYLSDNGVKVRYVHSDIDTVERVEILRDLRLGVFDVLVGINLLREGLDIPEVSLVAILDADKEGFLRSERSLIQTIGRAARNVKGKAILYADRITDSMKRAMGETERRRTKQIAFNKANGIEPRGVQKRIKDIIDGVYDVKEKRSEMQVEQERARYEDMSEKDLAGEIKRLEKQMNSEAKNLEFEKAAATRDRLTKVKEMAFGARSRDAV; from the coding sequence ATGATAGCTGAGATGCCCCCTAAGTTGCCTAAAACTTCCTCAAATTCCAAAGTCGCTGACAGTAAGAAAACCCCCGTAGCCGATCCTTTGGGTGAGGTAGGTCACGATCTAGATCCAGCCAAGTTCGTTTCCTTCCCAGATTCGCCATTTCAGCTCTATCAGCCATTTCCGCCAGCTGGGGACCAGCCGGCCGCAATTGATGCTTTGGTAGCTGGAATTGAGGATGGATTGACCTTTCAGACGCTTTTGGGAGTGACAGGCTCAGGTAAAACTTTCACGATGGCCAATGTGATTGCGCGAACAGGTCGCCCAGCCATCATTTTTGCCCCAAATAAGACCTTGGCTGCTCAGCTCTATAGTGAATTTCGGGAGTTTTTCCCAAAAAATGCGGTGGAGTACTTCGTGAGTTACTACGACTACTACCAGCCAGAGGCCTACGTCCCCACGCGTGATTTGTTTATTGAAAAAGATTCATCGATCAACGAACACATTGAGCAAATGCGACTGTCTGCCACTAAGAGTTTGTTGGAGCGACGTGACGTCATCATCGTCGCAACTGTCTCCGCAATTTACGGTATCGGCAATCCAGGCGACTATCACAGCATGGTGATGACTTTGCGTCCCGGCGACAAGGTGAGTCAGCGCGATATTTTGATGCGTTTAATTGCAATGCAGTACGACCGCAATGAAACTGATTTTAAGCGCGGTGTTTTTAGGGTGCGTGGCGACACAATTGATATTTTCCCGGCTGAGCATAATGAATTAGCTGTACGCGTTGAGCTCTTTGATGACGTGATTGAGAGTTTGCAATTCTTTGATCCACTCACTGGAAGAATTCGTCAGAAGATTCCACGCTTTACTGTTTATCCAAGCTCACATTACGTGACGCCGCGCGACACCGTACTCAAAGCGATTGAGACGATTAAAGCGGAGTTGCGTATTCGCTTAGATGAATTCGTAAAAGACGGCAAGCTAGTAGAGGCGCAGCGCTTAGAGCAGCGTACGCGCTTTGATTTAGAGATGCTCAATGAATTGGGTTTTTGCAAGGGCATTGAGAATTACTCCCGCCATCTCTCTGGCGCAATGCCCGGTGAGGCTCCGCCTACCCTGGTGGATTACCTGCCGAATGATGCCTTGATGTTCTTGGACGAGAGCCATGTACTCATCGGGCAACTCAATGCCATGTACAACGGCGATAAGTCTCGCAAACATACCTTGGTGGAGTTTGGTTTCCGCTTACCGTCTGCAATGGATAACCGACCACTCAAGTTCACTGAGTTTGAAACGAAGATGCGTCAAACCGTTTTTGTTTCTGCAACTCCTGCGGATTACGAAAATACGCACACTGGACAAGTAGTGGAGCAAGTCGCCAGACCAACGGGCTTAGTTGATCCAGAAATTGAAGTATTGCCAGCAAGCACTCAAGTGGATGATTTGCTCAATCAGATTCATGAGCGAGTCAAAGTGCATGAGCGCGTTTTGGTGACAGTGCTCACCAAGCGGATGGCTGAGCAATTGACCGATTACTTGTCTGATAACGGTGTAAAAGTGCGTTATGTGCACTCTGATATTGATACGGTAGAGCGTGTAGAAATTCTGCGCGACTTACGCTTGGGTGTCTTTGATGTATTGGTGGGGATTAATTTATTGCGTGAGGGTTTGGATATTCCAGAGGTCTCACTTGTGGCGATTTTGGATGCGGACAAAGAAGGCTTCTTACGCTCTGAGCGCAGTCTGATTCAGACGATTGGTAGGGCGGCGCGCAACGTCAAAGGCAAGGCAATTTTGTATGCCGATCGCATTACTGACTCTATGAAGCGGGCGATGGGAGAGACCGAGCGTCGCCGAACCAAACAAATTGCCTTTAATAAGGCTAACGGGATTGAGCCTCGAGGTGTCCAAAAGCGTATTAAAGACATTATTGATGGGGTCTATGACGTTAAAGAGAAGCGCTCTGAGATGCAGGTAGAGCAGGAGCGGGCTCGCTATGAGGATATGAGCGAAAAGGACCTGGCGGGTGAAATCAAGCGTTTGGAGAAGCAAATGAACTCTGAGGCTAAGAATTTAGAGTTTGAAAAGGCTGCAGCCACCCGCGATCGCCTGACGAAGGTGAAGGAAATGGCCTTTGGGGCGCGATCTAGGGATGCTGTTTAA
- a CDS encoding amino acid aminotransferase, with the protein MNLFTSVQLAPKDPIFGLTEAYVADQRADKVNLGVGVYYTDEGKVPLLKAVIKAEEAIVAKHSPRSYIPIEGPNPYNSAVQNLLFGADSSLIKDGRVVTAECLGGTGALRVGADFIKRLNLNAPCAISNPTWENHRGIFESAGFEVVEYTYFDGKTRGVDFDGMVKSLESFPKFTTVLLHACCHNPTGADITEAQWRQVIEICKAKQLIPFLDMAYQGFAAGIEQDGIAVRLFAESGMSFFVSSSFSKSFSLYGERVGALSIVTQSKDESTRVLSQLKRVIRTNYSNPPTHGAAIAAAVLNSPELRKLWEDELAEMRDRIKAMRQGLVQKLAAAGVKQDFAFIEAQRGMFSYSGLSAEQVDRLQKEDGIYALSTGRICVAALNTKNIDKVAQAIARVLA; encoded by the coding sequence ATGAACCTTTTTACTTCAGTCCAGCTAGCCCCTAAAGACCCTATTTTTGGCCTTACAGAAGCCTATGTCGCCGATCAACGTGCTGACAAGGTCAACTTAGGTGTTGGCGTGTATTACACCGACGAAGGCAAGGTGCCACTGTTGAAAGCGGTTATCAAAGCGGAGGAGGCGATCGTTGCAAAGCATTCACCACGTAGCTACATTCCAATTGAAGGCCCTAACCCTTATAACAGTGCAGTACAGAACCTATTGTTTGGAGCTGACTCTTCCCTCATTAAAGATGGTCGCGTTGTAACAGCAGAATGCCTTGGTGGAACTGGTGCGTTGCGCGTTGGTGCAGACTTTATTAAGCGTCTTAATTTGAATGCCCCCTGCGCAATTAGCAACCCTACCTGGGAAAACCACCGCGGTATTTTTGAATCCGCAGGATTTGAAGTTGTTGAGTACACCTACTTCGACGGTAAAACGCGTGGCGTTGATTTTGATGGCATGGTGAAGTCTTTGGAGTCTTTCCCTAAGTTCACCACTGTCTTATTGCATGCTTGCTGTCACAACCCAACCGGTGCTGATATTACCGAAGCGCAGTGGCGTCAAGTGATTGAGATCTGCAAAGCAAAACAATTGATTCCTTTTTTAGATATGGCTTACCAAGGCTTTGCTGCTGGTATTGAACAAGACGGCATTGCAGTGCGCTTGTTTGCTGAGTCTGGCATGTCTTTCTTTGTATCGAGTTCATTCTCAAAATCATTCTCACTCTATGGTGAGCGCGTTGGTGCTTTGTCCATCGTGACACAAAGCAAAGATGAATCTACTCGCGTGCTATCTCAATTAAAGCGCGTAATTCGCACTAACTATTCCAATCCTCCAACTCATGGCGCTGCGATTGCAGCTGCCGTTCTGAATTCACCAGAACTGAGAAAGCTTTGGGAAGATGAATTGGCTGAGATGCGTGATCGTATTAAAGCAATGCGTCAAGGACTGGTACAAAAACTCGCTGCGGCTGGCGTAAAGCAAGACTTTGCTTTTATTGAAGCTCAGCGTGGCATGTTCTCTTACTCAGGCTTAAGTGCTGAGCAAGTAGATCGTTTACAAAAGGAAGATGGCATTTATGCCCTCTCTACCGGCCGTATTTGTGTGGCTGCCCTCAATACTAAAAATATTGATAAGGTAGCTCAAGCAATAGCCCGCGTATTGGCGTAA
- a CDS encoding polyhydroxyalkanoate depolymerase: protein MLYQLHEFQKALLQPVSSWARAASEAFINASNPASKVPGSDRLAASYELLYRLGKDYKKPEFGIRSVQAHGREVAIHERTIVAKPFCNLIRFKRFSDDLDVIKKLKDDPVVLVVAPLSGHHSTLLRDTVRTLLQDHKVYITDWIDARIVPADAGDFGLDDYVHYVQDFIRAIGADDLHVISVCQPTVPTLGAISLMASAGEKTPASMIMMGGPIDARKSPTAVNNLADQKSYDWFESHVIYKVPPSYPGAGRKVYPGFLQHTGFIAMNPQNHLQSHWDYFQNLVRGDEQDAEAHIRFYDEYNAVLDMDAKFYLDTIKTVFQDYSLPNGTWTVAGDLVKPQDIKKTALLTVEGELDDISGSGQTRSAHALCAGIPKTDKDHYEVAGAGHYGIFSGRRWREKVYPKIKSFIREHQGVRKQTKARPPKLGTKKAA from the coding sequence ATGCTATATCAGTTACATGAATTTCAAAAAGCTTTACTTCAACCAGTAAGCTCATGGGCTCGAGCAGCATCAGAAGCATTTATTAATGCTTCCAACCCTGCATCAAAGGTTCCAGGTTCAGATCGCTTAGCTGCTAGCTATGAGCTTTTATACCGCCTAGGTAAAGACTATAAAAAACCAGAATTTGGCATTCGCTCTGTACAAGCGCATGGTCGCGAAGTAGCAATTCATGAAAGAACTATCGTAGCCAAGCCATTTTGTAATCTGATTCGCTTCAAGCGCTTCTCTGATGATCTTGATGTCATCAAGAAACTCAAAGATGATCCAGTGGTTTTAGTGGTTGCTCCGCTATCTGGACATCACTCCACGCTATTGCGTGACACTGTGCGTACCCTTTTGCAAGATCACAAGGTTTACATTACCGACTGGATCGATGCACGCATTGTTCCAGCCGATGCTGGCGATTTTGGTCTTGATGACTATGTTCACTATGTACAAGATTTCATTCGCGCTATTGGTGCAGATGATTTGCATGTGATCTCCGTATGTCAACCAACAGTTCCTACATTGGGCGCAATCTCCTTGATGGCTTCTGCCGGAGAAAAAACACCAGCCTCCATGATCATGATGGGCGGCCCAATTGATGCACGCAAATCACCGACTGCCGTCAATAATTTGGCTGATCAAAAGTCTTACGATTGGTTTGAAAGTCATGTAATTTACAAAGTACCGCCAAGCTACCCAGGTGCTGGCCGTAAGGTATATCCAGGCTTCTTGCAACACACTGGCTTTATTGCCATGAACCCGCAGAACCACCTGCAGTCACACTGGGATTACTTCCAAAACTTAGTGCGTGGCGATGAGCAGGATGCTGAAGCGCATATTCGTTTTTATGATGAGTACAACGCAGTACTTGATATGGATGCGAAGTTTTACTTAGACACCATCAAGACTGTTTTCCAAGATTATTCATTGCCAAATGGCACTTGGACAGTTGCGGGCGATCTAGTTAAGCCACAAGATATTAAGAAGACTGCACTTCTCACTGTTGAAGGTGAGCTGGACGATATCTCTGGTAGCGGACAAACCCGCTCAGCACATGCATTATGTGCTGGCATTCCAAAAACCGATAAAGACCATTACGAAGTTGCTGGTGCCGGTCACTATGGCATCTTCTCTGGCCGTCGTTGGCGTGAGAAGGTCTATCCAAAAATTAAATCGTTTATTCGTGAGCACCAAGGTGTTCGGAAGCAAACAAAAGCTCGACCCCCAAAGCTAGGAACTAAGAAAGCTGCATAA
- the nth gene encoding endonuclease III, translating into MNLEKRQTFFELLRENNPHPETELEYSSPFELLIAVLLSAQATDISVNKGTRQLFKIANTPQALLELGEEGVKPFIQHIGLFNSKGKHIQETCRLLIEKHHSEVPQNREDLEALPGVGRKTANVILNTAFGQPTMAVDTHIFRVSNRTGLAPGKDVVKVEEQLLKRVPKEFLMDAHHWLILHGRYTCKARNPDCEQCIVEPLCGFKQKTGKGKVRGTI; encoded by the coding sequence ATGAATCTCGAAAAGCGTCAGACTTTTTTTGAATTACTCAGGGAAAACAATCCCCACCCAGAAACTGAGTTGGAATACAGCTCCCCATTTGAATTACTCATTGCAGTGTTGCTATCAGCACAAGCGACTGATATTTCAGTAAACAAAGGTACTCGCCAGTTATTTAAGATTGCCAATACGCCTCAAGCACTGTTAGAGCTGGGTGAAGAAGGTGTTAAGCCATTCATTCAGCACATTGGCTTATTTAACTCCAAAGGCAAGCATATTCAAGAGACCTGCCGACTACTCATTGAAAAACATCACAGCGAAGTGCCGCAAAATCGTGAGGACTTAGAAGCGCTACCTGGTGTTGGCAGAAAAACTGCAAACGTCATTCTCAATACCGCTTTTGGCCAACCCACTATGGCAGTTGATACACATATCTTCAGAGTCTCCAATCGCACTGGATTGGCACCTGGTAAAGATGTAGTGAAGGTTGAAGAGCAACTACTGAAGCGTGTACCAAAAGAGTTTTTAATGGATGCTCACCATTGGCTTATTTTGCATGGGAGATATACCTGCAAGGCACGCAACCCCGATTGTGAACAATGTATTGTTGAACCACTCTGTGGCTTTAAACAAAAAACTGGCAAAGGAAAAGTTCGTGGCACTATTTAA
- a CDS encoding DUF1841 family protein, which produces MALFNPTREEVRRFFCDTWKKKTEEHILTPIEMIAGDWMVQHPEYHALLSDPEGAVAQDYTPERGETNPFLHLSMHLSISEQISIDQPPGIKAIAEKLAKKLGSEHEAQHAMMECLGQVMWEAQREGQALSPEKYLEALMKLK; this is translated from the coding sequence GTGGCACTATTTAATCCCACCCGTGAAGAAGTGCGTCGCTTTTTTTGCGACACCTGGAAGAAAAAAACAGAAGAGCATATCCTGACGCCAATAGAAATGATTGCCGGCGACTGGATGGTCCAGCACCCTGAATATCATGCCCTTCTATCTGATCCAGAAGGGGCGGTAGCGCAAGACTACACACCAGAACGCGGAGAAACTAATCCATTTCTGCATTTATCGATGCATCTATCGATTAGCGAGCAAATTTCTATCGATCAACCACCAGGCATTAAGGCAATTGCCGAAAAGCTAGCAAAGAAACTAGGCTCTGAGCATGAAGCACAGCACGCCATGATGGAATGCTTAGGGCAAGTGATGTGGGAAGCCCAACGCGAGGGGCAGGCCCTGAGTCCCGAGAAGTATCTTGAGGCGCTAATGAAATTAAAATAG
- a CDS encoding HIT family protein encodes MTNCVLCKDELKPEEGQLIWRGDDCRVILVNDPDLPGFCRVIWNHHVAEMTDLSYGEREHVMSLVFAVEEAVRHVMHPDKVNIAALGNMVPHIHWHVIPRYKDDAYFPASAWSQKTQQTPAMILEARKQLAKELATAIKAVISLLS; translated from the coding sequence ATGACCAATTGCGTACTTTGTAAAGACGAACTCAAACCCGAAGAGGGGCAGCTTATATGGCGTGGCGATGATTGCCGTGTCATCCTTGTTAATGACCCTGACTTACCTGGATTTTGCCGTGTGATTTGGAATCATCATGTCGCAGAAATGACTGATCTGAGCTATGGTGAGCGCGAACACGTGATGTCGCTAGTATTTGCGGTGGAGGAGGCGGTGCGACACGTGATGCACCCAGACAAAGTCAATATTGCCGCTCTGGGTAATATGGTTCCACATATTCATTGGCACGTGATTCCAAGATACAAAGATGATGCTTACTTTCCAGCTTCAGCTTGGTCGCAAAAGACGCAGCAAACTCCCGCAATGATTTTAGAGGCTAGAAAACAATTAGCCAAAGAGCTAGCGACTGCTATCAAGGCTGTCATTAGTTTGCTGTCTTAG
- the aceA gene encoding isocitrate lyase, translating into MADRKAEIAALQKDWDTNPRWKGITRGYTAEDVVRLRGSLKIEHTLAKHGAERLWELVNNEAYVNCLGALTGGQAMQQVKAGVQAIYLSGWQVAADGNSYAAMYPDQSLYPVDSVPKMVERINNSFQRADEIQTAKGINKGDAGYIEYFAPIVADAEAGFGGVLNAFELSKALIKQGAAGVHFEDQLSSVKKCGHLGGKVLLPTTESVQKLISARLAADVMGVPTIILARTDAEAADLLTSDYDANDKPFLTGERTAEGFYKTRKGLDQAISRGLAYAAYADMVWCETGTPDLEFARQFAEAIRAKFPGKMLAYNCSPSFNWKKNLDDATIAKFQRELGAMGYKYQFITLAGIHSMWYNMFDLAQDYMQRGMTAYIEKVQEPEFAARDRGYTFVSHQQEVGTGYFDDVTTVIQGGKSSVTALTGSTEEEQFH; encoded by the coding sequence ATGGCAGATCGCAAAGCAGAAATCGCAGCACTACAAAAAGACTGGGATACCAATCCACGCTGGAAAGGTATTACTCGTGGTTACACAGCTGAGGACGTAGTACGTCTTCGTGGCTCATTAAAGATTGAGCACACTTTGGCTAAGCATGGTGCAGAGCGTCTTTGGGAATTGGTTAATAACGAGGCATACGTTAACTGTTTAGGTGCTTTGACTGGTGGGCAAGCAATGCAACAAGTTAAAGCTGGCGTACAAGCTATTTACTTGTCAGGTTGGCAAGTTGCTGCTGACGGGAACTCATACGCAGCCATGTATCCGGATCAATCTTTGTATCCAGTTGACTCGGTTCCTAAGATGGTTGAGCGTATTAACAACTCATTCCAGCGTGCTGATGAAATCCAAACTGCCAAAGGAATCAACAAAGGCGACGCTGGTTATATCGAGTATTTCGCTCCAATCGTTGCTGATGCTGAAGCTGGCTTCGGTGGCGTATTGAATGCATTTGAATTAAGCAAAGCATTGATCAAGCAGGGCGCTGCTGGCGTTCACTTCGAAGATCAACTTTCTTCTGTTAAGAAGTGTGGTCACTTGGGTGGCAAGGTATTGTTGCCAACTACTGAGTCTGTTCAGAAATTGATCTCTGCACGTTTAGCTGCTGACGTAATGGGTGTTCCAACAATCATCTTGGCTCGTACTGATGCTGAAGCTGCTGACTTGTTGACTTCTGATTACGATGCAAACGACAAGCCTTTCTTGACAGGCGAGCGTACAGCTGAAGGTTTCTACAAAACACGTAAGGGCTTGGATCAAGCGATCTCCCGTGGTTTGGCATACGCTGCATACGCTGATATGGTTTGGTGTGAAACAGGTACTCCTGATCTCGAGTTTGCTCGTCAGTTCGCTGAAGCAATTCGTGCGAAGTTCCCAGGCAAGATGTTGGCTTACAACTGCTCACCATCTTTCAACTGGAAGAAGAACTTGGATGATGCAACAATTGCCAAGTTCCAACGCGAATTAGGCGCAATGGGCTACAAGTATCAGTTCATCACATTGGCTGGTATCCACTCCATGTGGTACAACATGTTCGACTTAGCTCAAGACTACATGCAGCGCGGTATGACTGCTTATATCGAGAAAGTACAAGAGCCAGAATTCGCTGCTCGTGATCGTGGTTACACATTCGTATCGCATCAGCAAGAAGTTGGTACTGGTTACTTCGACGATGTAACTACTGTGATTCAGGGTGGCAAGTCTTCAGTAACAGCATTGACTGGTTCTACAGAAGAAGAGCAGTTCCACTAA
- a CDS encoding MFS transporter: MTDDLKMRRASDVRAVGLISLAHGSSHFFHLILPPMFPWLKAEFGFNYAELGLLMTIFFVVSCIVQAASGFLVDRIGARPVLFAGVGLLALAALTYSQSNGYAMLVLGAVIAGCGNGVFHPVDYTLINHKISPPNLPYAYSIHGVTGYIGWAAAPAFMVAVATIADWRIAFLSAAVLEALILLTLWIGRARLIDDVHARREESQASHAQSNPGGAPMSTFGFLKLPVVWLCWIFFFFSMAATTGLQSFAPTALFKIYDIAVSSGNYYLTLMSMGGAGGMLLGGYLATKLKVPERIITICFTVNIVMGLILATGLVPIELIVIAFIVIGLGLGIAAPSRDLMIRSATPSGSSGRVYGIVYSGIDLGAALSPLVFGIFLDVGLPKLLFIGVALLQLMIILTGFKVSAISAPKTA; this comes from the coding sequence ATGACTGACGACCTGAAAATGAGGCGCGCCAGTGATGTCCGGGCTGTTGGTCTTATTAGTCTGGCTCACGGCAGTTCCCATTTCTTTCATTTAATCCTGCCGCCCATGTTCCCATGGTTGAAGGCGGAGTTTGGGTTTAACTATGCTGAGCTAGGTCTGCTCATGACCATTTTCTTTGTGGTCTCCTGCATTGTTCAAGCAGCTTCTGGTTTTTTGGTGGATCGTATTGGGGCTCGCCCCGTGCTGTTTGCTGGAGTAGGCTTGCTTGCATTGGCAGCACTCACTTATTCTCAAAGTAATGGCTATGCCATGTTAGTTTTGGGCGCAGTAATAGCTGGATGTGGCAATGGCGTTTTCCACCCCGTTGATTACACGCTGATCAATCACAAAATTTCACCACCTAATTTGCCTTACGCATATTCCATTCATGGGGTAACAGGCTATATCGGTTGGGCGGCAGCGCCAGCCTTTATGGTGGCTGTGGCTACTATCGCTGATTGGCGTATTGCCTTTTTATCTGCTGCAGTGCTTGAAGCGTTGATCTTGTTGACTCTCTGGATTGGTAGGGCGCGCTTAATTGATGATGTTCATGCAAGGCGCGAGGAGTCACAGGCTAGTCATGCTCAAAGCAATCCTGGTGGCGCGCCAATGAGTACCTTTGGATTTTTGAAGTTACCGGTTGTATGGCTTTGCTGGATTTTCTTTTTCTTTAGCATGGCGGCAACTACAGGCTTGCAGTCATTTGCACCAACCGCGCTTTTTAAGATCTATGACATTGCCGTAAGTTCCGGTAATTACTACTTAACACTCATGTCTATGGGTGGTGCAGGAGGGATGCTTCTGGGTGGCTATCTTGCTACTAAGTTAAAAGTACCCGAGCGCATTATTACGATCTGCTTTACCGTCAATATCGTGATGGGTCTTATATTGGCCACTGGTTTAGTGCCCATCGAATTGATTGTGATTGCCTTTATTGTGATTGGGCTTGGCTTGGGTATTGCTGCTCCATCACGCGATTTAATGATTCGCTCTGCAACACCTTCGGGCTCATCGGGTAGGGTGTACGGCATTGTCTACTCCGGTATTGACTTAGGCGCGGCTTTAAGCCCGCTGGTGTTCGGAATCTTTTTGGATGTGGGCTTGCCCAAGCTCTTATTTATCGGTGTTGCCCTTCTTCAGCTCATGATTATTTTGACTGGATTTAAGGTGTCCGCTATTAGTGCCCCGAAGACTGCCTAA